Proteins co-encoded in one Lates calcarifer isolate ASB-BC8 linkage group LG17, TLL_Latcal_v3, whole genome shotgun sequence genomic window:
- the acot11b gene encoding LOW QUALITY PROTEIN: acyl-coenzyme A thioesterase 11b (The sequence of the model RefSeq protein was modified relative to this genomic sequence to represent the inferred CDS: deleted 1 base in 1 codon) — translation MMTEEEDADRALDSLFIQESEEVYRNPTEVKMSQIVLPCHANHCGELSAGQLLKWMDSTACLSAERHAGCSCITASVDDIHFEHTIGVGKVVNIIAKVNRAFTSSMEVGILVTCEDLYTDRQWKVCHAFATFVARRTEAGKVQLKQVIPRTQMEQMEYSLAAERRRMRLIHAEIITDLLNSSTAQLGECQEYQDAVPAERTRVESVELVLPPHANHQVSTFGGQIMAWMENVATISACRLCNAHPTLRSIDMFHFRGPSHIGDRLVLKAIVNNAFKHSMEVGVCAEAYQGGEPLRHINSAFMTFEVLDSDRKPRTLPRIRPEPVDGKRRYQEAIARKKIRLDRKYIISCKQTEVPLSVPWDPSNQMYLSYNNVSALKLMDTRNNWVLTSEKNKVRLYTLEENHMLCFKVEMHVSVAAEQTFHLLSDLRRRKEWDRHYEECEVINQADEDDTLYRVATPSVSKRGKGQDFILLASRRKPCDARDPYLIALRSVTLPTHPPTEDYTRGEVLCAGFTIWEESSSVTKITYYNQATPGVLPYISTDIAGLSSSFYSAFAACSVFLEANKDSLAALHSLHCETTLTTTVSSLQEDQQHQ, via the exons atgatgacagaggaggaagatgccGACAGAGCGCTGGACTCTCTGTTCATACAGGAGAGTGAGGAGGTGTACAGAAACCCCACGGAAGTGAAGATGAGTCAGATAGTGCTGCCCTGCCACGCCAACCACTGTGGCGAGCTGAGTGCCGGACAGCTGCTGAAGTGGATGGACTCCACAGCCTGTTTATCTG CTGAGAGACATGCAGGTTGTTCCTGTATCACTGCCTCTGTGGACGACATCCATTTTGAACACACCATAGG GGTGGGAAAGGTTGTCAACATCATAGCAAAGGTCAACAGAGCCTTCACATCCAGTATGGAG GTGGGCATATTGGTGACTTGTGAAGACCTTTACACTGATAGGCAGTGGAAGGTTTGCCATGCATTCGCCACCTTTGTTGCTAGACGAACAGAAGCCGGAAAG GTACAGCTGAAGCAGGTGATTCCTCGCACTCAAATGGAGCAGATGGAGTACAGCCTGGCAGCAGAGCGGAGGAGGATGAGGCTCATCCATGCTGAGATCATTACAGATCTACTGAACAGCAGCACAGCTCAACTGG GAGAATGCCAGGAGTATCAGGACGCCGTGCCAGCTGAGCGGACACGAGTGGAGAGTGTAGAGCTGGTGTTACCTCCACACGCCAATCACCAAGTCAGCACCTTTGGGGGCCAGATCATGGCCTGGATGGAGAACGTGGCTACAATTTCAGCATG TCGATTGTGTAACGCACACCCAACCTTAAGGAGTATAGACATGTTCCATTTCCGTGGCCCGTCTCACATTGGTGACCGACTGGTACTGAAAGCCATTGTTAACAATGCATTCAAGCACAG CATGGAGGTGGGAGTA TGCGCTGAGGCCTACCAGGGTGGAGAACCTCTGCGCCACATAAACAGTGCTTTTATGACCTTTGAGGTGCTGGACAGCGACAGGAAACCACGCACACTGCCACGGATACGACCTGAGCCTGTG GATGGAAAAAGGCGCTATCAGGAAGCCATTGCGAGGAAGAAGATTCGACTCGATAG GAAATACATTATCTCCTGCAAGCAAACTGAAGTGCCCTTGTCTGTACCCTGGGATCCAAGTAACCAG atgtACCTGAGCTACAACAATGTATCAGCACTGAAACTAATGGATACCAGAAACAACTGGGTATTAACCTCTGAGAAAAACAAG GTCAGACTGTACACGCTGGAAGAAAACCACATGTTGTGTTTCAAGGTGGAGATGCACGTCAGTGTTGCAGCAGAGCAGACGTTCCACCTGCTGTCagacctgaggaggagaaaagagtgGGACCGACATTATGA GGAGTGTGAGGTGATCAACCAGGCGGACGAGGATGACACCCTCTATCGTGTAGCTACACCCTCTGTCAGCAAAAGGGGCAAAGGCCAGGACTTTATCTTACTGGCATCTAGGAGGAAGCCGTGTGATGCCAG GGACCCATATCTGATCGCTCTGCGTTCTGTCACTCTGCCCACTCACCCTCCCACTGAGGACTACACCAGGGGAGAGGTGCTCTGCGCTGGCTTCACAATCTGGGAAGAGTCCAGTTCTGTCACCAAG aTCACCTACTACAACCAGGCCACGCCGGGAGTCCTCCCCTACATCTCCACAGACATCGCTGGCCTCTCGTCCAGCTTTTACAGCGCCTTTGCCGCCTGCAGCGTCTTTCTGGAGGCCAACAAGGACAGCCTGGCTGCTCTCCACTCTCTGCACTGTGAGACGACACTTACCACCACAGTCTCGTCTCTGCAAGAGGACCAGCAGCATCAGTAG
- the fpgt gene encoding fucose-1-phosphate guanylyltransferase, with protein MDTGSDGMSQDGVRKLQTATREKLRKFNSLRGREVQGGEFWDVVVVTAVDESQREAYELQISEKVGRKELPLGIQYKVFSDPPGSKIGNGGSTLYALQQLDDTYDKTLGKLRVILIHAGGFSQRLPSASALGKIFTAMPLGDPLYQMLELKLAMYVDFPSHMKPGVLVTCADDIELYSIAEDTRVRFDKPGFTALAHPSPLSIGTTHGVFVLDSPEKSAQSEMENSSCLRFLHKPSIRKMQECGAVRKRQGGCLSLSDSEFVYTDSTYYVDFETVKTLLGLLKELGPLHCEIDAYGDFLQALGPKATIEYTSNTANVTKEERGLVEIRRKIFHLLQGTPLNVILLNNSKFYHVGTTSEYLFHLTEDVALRSELGLLSSAFSVNLENSEGSTGCCVMYSVLDPSCSVGAGSVVEYSRLGAGASVGKGSIMSSCLVSPGLSVPDAVFMHSLWVNHQDRTGCVTVVFGINDDLKRSVEAPAHAESLKLFGYSLAKCLSRWGLEKEVLRFSGDSSCSCSLWNACLFPVCSDQQSSFSSSLEMLQAVLSSSTFSLPKDTELMSMQECLQSKNLEEMLKFRTGLYNDIRQRRLNS; from the exons ATGGACACTGGAAGCGACGGTATGAGTCAGGACGGTGTCCGAAAACTACAAACTGCCACCAGAGAAAAGCTCAGAAAATTTAACAGTCTGCGGG GTCGAGAGGTGCAGGGTGGTGAGTTCTGGGACGTAGTGGTTGTGACCGCTGTGGATGAGAGCCAGAGAGAAGCATACGAGCTGCAGATCAGTGAGAAAGTTGGCAGAAAAGAGCTTCCCCTCGGTATTCAATACAAGGTCTTCTCAGATCCTCCTGGATCTAAAATAG GGAATGGAGGCTCCACTCTGTAcgcactgcagcagctggatgaCACCTATGACAAGACTCTGGGCAAACTGAGGGTCATCCTGATCCATGCAG GGGGGTTCAGTCAGCGTTTGCCCAGTGCCAGCGCTTTGGGTAAGATCTTCACTGCCATGCCGCTGGGTGACCCTCTCTACCAGATGCTGGAGCTCAAACTAGCCATGTATGTGGATTTCCCATCTCATATGAAGCCTGGCGTCCTGGTGACCTGTGCGGACGACATAGAGCTCTACAGTATCGCAGAGGATACCAGGGTTAGGTTTGATAAACCTGGCTTTACAGCTTTAGCCCACCCCTCCCCGCTGTCTATTGGAACAACCCACGGCGTGTTTGTGTTGGATTCACCTGAAAAGTCTGCTCAGTCAGAAATGGAGAACAGCTCCTGCCTGCGCTTTCTGCACAAACCAAGCATCAGAAAAATGCAAGAATGTGGTGCTGTTCGTAAGAGGCAGGGTggttgtctctctctgtctgacagtgaGTTTGTCTACACAGACAGCACCTACTATGTCGACTTTGAAACTGTAAAGACTCTTCTCGGTCTGCTGAAAGAGTTGGGGCCTTTGCACTGTGAGATAGACGCATACGGGGACTTTCTTCAAGCGCTGGGCCCCAAAGCTACGATAGAGTACACCAGCAACACTGCTAACGTTaccaaagaggagagaggtcTGGTTGAAATCCGCCGAAAGATCTTCCATCTCCTACAGGGAACTCCCTTGAACGTCATTCTCCTCAACAACTCCAAGTTTTATCACGTGGGAACCACGTCAGAGTACCTCTTCCACCTCACCGAGGACGTGGCTCTGAGGAGCGAGCTGGGCCTCCTGTCGTCTGCGTTCAGTGTGAATTTGGAAAACTCAGAAGGGTCCACTGGCTGCTGCGTTATGTACAGTGTCCTCGATCCCAGTTGCTCAGTGGGAGCTGGATCAGTGGTGGAGTACTCCAGGTTGGGGGCAGGAGCATCCGTAGGTAAGGGCTCCATCATGAGCAGCTGCCTGGTTAGTCCGGGCCTCTCGGTGCCCGATGCGGTCTTCATGCACTCGCTGTGGGTGAACCACCAGGACCGGACCGGGTGTGTAACCGTCGTCTTTGGGATTAATGACGACCTGAAGCGCAGCGTGGAGGCCCCCGCTCACGCAGAGAGTTTGAAACTTTTTGGGTACAGCCTGGCCAAGTGTCTGTCCCGCTGGGGTCTGGAGAAGGAAGTCCTGAGGTTCTCTGGTGACTCGTCCTGTAGCTGTAGTTTGTGGAACGcttgtctgtttcctgtttgctcCGATCAACAAAGCTCGTTCTCGTCGTCTCTGGAGATGCTGCAGGCCGTCCTGAGCAGCTCCACATTCAGTTTACCCAAAGACACAGAGTTGATGTCTATGCAGGAGTGTTTACAGAGTAAGAACCTGGAGGAGATGTTGAAATTCAGGACGGGACTATACAACGACATCAGACAGAGACGACTGAACAGTTGA
- the tnni3k gene encoding serine/threonine-protein kinase TNNI3K: protein MGNYKSRPSQTCTDEWKKKVSESYSVIVEKLEDDLKLKDSELADLKLAFGSDEAFQKVNLSYRTEKGLSLLHLCCVCGGNKAHIRSLMHKGLRPSRLSRNGFTALHLAAYKDNAELVTALLHGGSDVQQVGYGALTALHVATLAGHHEAADILLQHGAYVNVQDAVFFTPLHIACYNGHEQLAKLLLKFGADVNASGEVGDQPLHLAAAKGFLSIVKLLMGEGSKTNVNAQDNEDHVPLHFCARFGHHEIVRFLLQGNFDAQPHSVNIYGDTPLHLACYNGKFAAVKEIIQLSGTESLSKENIFSETVLHSACTYGKDLEMVKFLLSQNAMSINHQGRDGHTALHSACFHGHIRLVQFLLDGGADMNLVACDPSRSSGEKDEQTCLMWAYEKGHDAIVTLLKHYKRPDDSPCNEYSQPGGDGSYVSVPSPLGKIKSMTKEKAEVLLLRASLPSHFHLQLSELEFNEIIGSGSFGRVYKGKCRNKIVAIKRYRANTYCSKSDVDMFCREVSILCRLNHPCIIHFVGACLDDPSQFAIVTQYVSGGSLFSLLHEQKRLIDLQSKLIIAIDVAKGMEYLHNLTQPIIHRDLNSHNILLYEDGHAVVADFGESRFLQSVDEDNMTKQPGNLRWMAPEVFTQCTRYSVKADMFSYALCLWELLTGEIPFAHLKPAAAAADMAYHHVRPPIGYSIPKPISALLMRGWNACPEDRPEFSEVVSNLEECLCNVELMSPASSNSSGSLSPSSSSDCLLARGGPGRSHVAALRSRFELEYALNTRAYAFWTQSERRRASGGLSLEELRRNMQFSPIDRNGYVSDPMSTMRFRSSFSSSGSFEDSN, encoded by the exons ATGGGAAATTACAAATCAAGACCGTCTCAGACGTGCACAG ACGAGTGGAAGAAGAAGGTGAGCGAGTCGTACTCTGTGATTGTCGAGAAGTTGGAGGATGACCTCAAGCTCAAAGACAGCGAGCTCGCTGACCTCAAACTTGCTTTCGg CTCTGATGAGGCTTTTCAGAAAGTGAACTTGAGCTACCGAACGGAGAAGGGGCTGTCGCTGCTGCATCTCTGCTGCGTGTGTGGAG GCAACAAGGCCCATATCCGCAGTCTGATGCATAAAGGCCTTCGTCCTTCCAGACTGTCCAGGAATGGCTTCACTGCGCTCCACCTGGCTGCTTACAAG GACAATGCTGAGCTGGTGACTGCCCTTCTTCACGGAGGGTCAGATGTGCAGCAGGTGGGATACGGAGCCCTCACCGCCCTGCATGTTGCTACACTGGCTGGGCATCACGAG GCGGCGGATATTCTCCTACAGCATGGAGCTTATGTGAATGTCCAAGATGCTGTGTTCTTCACCCCACTGCATATTGCTTGTTACAATGGGCATGAGCAG CTGGCAAAGCTGCTACTGAAGTTCGGTGCAGACGTGAATGCGAGTGGCGAGGTGGGCGACCAGCCGCTGCACCTGGCTGCCGCCAAGGGTTTCCTCAGCATCGTGAAGCTGCTGATGGGGGAAGGGAGCAAAACTAATG TTAACGCTCAAGACAATGAAGATCACGTTCCTCTCCACTTCTGCGCTCGTTTTGGTCACCATGAGATTGTGCGTTTCCTCCTGCAGGGAAACTTTGACGCCCAGCCTCACTCTGTCAACATCTATGGAGACACACCATTACACCT GGCCTGCTACAACGGCAAGTTTGCAGCAGTGAAGGAGATTATACAACTTTCTGGTACAGAGAGTCTTTCAAAGGAGAACATATTCAGCGAGACGGTTCTTCACAG CGCATGCACCTATGGTAAAGATCTGGAGATGGTCAAGTTCCTGTTGAGTCAGAATGCTATGAGCATCAACCATCAGGGCAGAGATGGACACACAG CTCTGCATAGTGCCTGTTTCCACGGCCACATCCGTCTGGTGCAGTTCTTGCTGGACGGCGGGGCGGACATGAACCTGGTCGCCTGCGATCCGAGCAGGTCCAGCGGGGAGAAGGACGAGCAGACCTGCCTGATGTGGGCTTATGAGAAAG gtcacGACGCTATCGTCACCTTACTGAAACACTACAAACGCCCAGATGACTCCCCCTGCAATGAGTACTCCCAGCCAGGAGGGG ATGGGTCCTACGTTTCTGTCCCGTCTCCTCTGGGAAAGATCAAAAGCATGACTAAAG aaaaagCTGAAGTTCTCTTGCTCAGGGCCAGCCTCCCATCTCATTTCCACCTTCAGCTGTCGGAGCTGGAGTTTAATGAAATTATTGGATCAG GCTCCTTTGGAAGAGTCTACAAAGGCAAATGCCGAAACAAAATTGTCGCCATAAAACG CTATCGAGCCAACACATACTGCTCTAAGTCAGACGTGGACATGTTCTGCAGAGAGGTCTCCATCCTCTGTCGCCTCAATCACCCCTGTATCATCCACTTTGTCGGGGCTTGTCTGGACGACCCCAGCCAGTTTGCCATCGTCACGCAGTACGTCTCTGGTGGCTCGCTGTTCTCCCTGCTGCACGAGCAGAAGAG GCTTATCGACCTACAGTCCAAGCTCATCATCGCCATCGACGTGGCCAAGGGCATGGAGTACCTGCACAACCTCACCCAACCTATCATCCACAGAGACCTCAACAG TCACAATATTCTGCTTTATGAGGATGGACACGCTGTGGTGGCTGATTTTGGAG AATCCAGATTTCTTCAATCTGTGGATGAGGATAACATGACCAAGCAGCCAGGG aaCCTGCGGTGGATGGCTCCGGAGGTGTTCACCCAGTGCACTCGCTACTCAGTGAAGGCGGACATGTTCAGCTACGCCCTCTGTCTGTGGGAGCTGCTTACCGGAGAAATTCCCTTCGCTCACTTGAAACCTG ctgctgcagcagcagacatggCCTACCATCATGTCCGGCCTCCTATTGGCTACTCCATCCCCAAACCCATCTCTGCTCTTCTGATGAGAGGCTGGAACGCATGCCCAGAG GACAGGCCTGAGTTCTCTGAAGTGGTTTCCAACCTGGAGGAATGCTTGTGCAATGTTGAG ctgatgtcTCCAGCCTCCAGTAACAGCAGCGGCTCCCtgtcaccctcctcctcctctgactgtcTCCTCGCACGAGGAGGACCCGGCCGGAGTCACGTGGCTGCCCTACGTTCTCGTTTTGAGCTGGAGTATGCTCTCAACACTCGCGCCTATGCCTTCTGGACTCAGAG tgaGCGACGGCGAGCATCTGGAGGCCTCTCACTGGAGGAACTGAGAAGGAATATGCAGTTCTCTCCCATTGATCGAAATG